GGTAAAGGCTCAATAAAACAGCTCACTAAAGAGAAAGCAAACGTACGGGATATCACTTTAAACAAGACCAAAACGATGGCCGTGTATCTGAGTGGCAGAAACGAACTTAAACTGATGGATCTTAAAACTTTCGATGCCAAAACTTTAGTGACTGACGAGTTTTGGGCCATACAGAGCTCGGCACCAAGTTTTTCGCCAAATGACGAATATGTGCTTTTCACTGTTTACCGGAATTTCGAGCAGGATATCATGGTACATCACATTAAAAACAATAAAACCATTAACTTAACCAATACAGGTGTTACCGAAACGGGTCCGGCATGGTCGCCAGATGGGAAATATATTTTCTTTACCAGCGCCCGTACCAAGCCATCTTATCCAACCGGCATGTCGAACGCGCACATTTATCGAATGGCGTTGAACGATTACGATGAGCCCTACCGTTCAGATAAGTTCGATGATCTGTTTAAAGAAAGCAAACCCGCACCAACCGATGTTAAGCCTGCACCCGAAAATAAAAATGATAAAAAAGCAAAAACCGATACGGCTAAAAAGAAAACCGAAGTTAAGCCTACACCTAAACCCGCTAACGTAATTACCATTAATATTCAAGATATCTTGGATAGAATAGAATTGGTTGGTCCTTCGTTTGGCGGCCAGTACGGAACAGATGCTTATGCTAAGGGCGATAAAACCTATGTTTTTTATTCATCTAACCATGAAGGTGGTGCACCAGGTCTTTATCGCACCACTATTGAGCCTTTTGAAGCTAATAAAACTGAAAAAGTTGCTGATGGGGGTGATTACTCCATCATTTTGGCTGGGGATAAATTTTTCGTTTTATCGAGAGGTATAATCAACAAATATACCTTAGAAGGGAATAAACTTGATCGGGTAGACCATGGTTATAAATTTACCAGAAATCTAAATGCCGAGTTTAATCAGATGTTTTACGAAACCTGGGTAGGTTTAGATGAAAATTTTTACGATGAAAAATTTCATGGCGTAGATTGGGATAAAATGAGAACGCGCTATGCGGCTTATCTGCCTTATGTAAATAACCGCAGTGACCTGAGGATTTTATTGAATGATATGCTGGGCGAACTGAATTCTTCGCACATGGGCTTTAATAGCTCAGGGGCAGAGGAACGTAAAAACCTTACTTACATCACTAATGAAACGGGGATTATCTTCGATAATGAAAACCCTTTAAAAGTTGAACGTATTGCCGCTAAAGGCAATGCTGCACACACCGGAACTAATATTTTGGCAGGAGATATTTTGACTGAAGTAAACGGTGTTAAGGTAGATGAAAAAATAGACCGCGATTATTATTTTAGTAAGCCATCGCTGGATAAAGAAATCATTTTAACTTTTAAACGCAATGGAAAAGATGTTTATGTAAATGTACATCCTGAAAGTTCTGGTACTTTGCGCGGAAACCTTTACGATGAGTGGATTAGCCAAAACCATAAAAATGTAGATAAATGGAGCAACAACAGGATTGCTTATTCTTACATGAAGAACATGGGCGGTGGCGAATTGGAAACTTTCCTTTTGGATATGGTTGCACAAGAAGAAAATAAGGAAGCCATTATTCTCGATCTACGTTACAATACCGGAGGAAACGTGCATGATGATGTACTGAAATTTCTTTCTCAGCGCCCTTATTTACAATGGAAATACCGCGGTGGTAAAATGGCCCCACAAAGTAATTTTGGCCCTGCAGTGAAGCCGATTGTATTGCTAATTAACGAGCAGTCTCTAAGTGATGCTGAAATGACTGCTGCAGGTTTTAAACAATTAAAATTGGGTAAGATTATCGGTACAGAAACCTATCGATGGATTATTTTTACTTCAGCTAAAGGTTTGGTTGATGGTTCTTCTTACCGTTTGCCATCGTGGGGTTGTTATACTATGGATGGCAAGAATATTGAAAAGGAGGGTGTTAAGCCAGATATCTTCGTTAAAAATACTTTTGAAGACCGCCTGGCAAATAAAGATCCTCAACTCGAAAAAGCAGTAGCAGAGATCTTGAAAGATTTGAAATAAGGCTAGTTAACCATTCAAATTGTAAAGCATTGTTTTATTGCTGGACTGTTATATTGTAACAGTTCTTGCAATAAAACAACTTTGCTTCTATTCACTACCAAACAATAACAACAATTTGGCAATCCAGCAAGGCAAACCTTTCAACTTTAATATACTTTCCGTTTCTTTGAGGTTGGAATTATTTAAAACATGGCAAATTTATTAACCGACAGGGCTTTTTGGGTAAATTATTGGGAAAGTAAAAAAGGACTAGCGGTTCAGTTACCTTCAAATTATTTATTTCATCAGCAACTGGCAGATGTTATTCAGAAAGATAATGTTAAAACCGCTATCGAATTGGGTGGTTTCCCTGGTTATTACGCCGTATTCCTAAAAAAATATTTTCAGCTTGATGTTACCCTGCTTGATTATTTTGTTCATCCACCGGTTGTAAACGAGCTTTTGGAAAAGAACGGCTTAGCCGAAAAGGATATTCACATTATCGAAACCGATCTTTTTAATTACACACCTGAAAAGCAGTATGATCTTGTGCTAAGCTGCGGTTTAATTGAGCATTTTAACGATACTGCCGATATTATTAACCGCCACATTGCTTTTGTAAAACCGGGCGGTACCTTGTTTATCACGTTACCAAATTTTAAGGCGGTAAACGGCTGGTTCCAAAAGAATTTCGATAGAGAAAATTACGATAAACACAATATCAATAGCATGGATCCGGCACTGTTAAAGTCGATCTGTGAGCAAGCCGGGCTTAAAGAAGTAAAATCGGGTTATTTTGGTCGTTTTAGTGTGTGGTTGGAAAATGAAAGTCAGAAATCTGCAGGCGTTCGCCTATTTAAAAAGGCAGTTTGGCTGACTGGAAAAGTATTTACAAAGATTATTCCATTCGAAAGCAAAAATCTATCACCTTATATTATCTTAGTAGCGAAAAAAATATAACGCGCTATGTTAATCAGTTGGGGGTACTCACCTAAAATTGAAAAATTTATTCCTTTAGCCGATTTTCCGGCAGATAAATATCTAATCATTGCCAGGCAGGCCATCGAAAATCTCGGCTGGAGCCTTAGTCACGTATCAGAAAGTGGGCTAATTGCTTACACGCCAATATCCTTCCAATCGTATAGCGAGGAAATATCTATCCGTATCCATGGGAATTTCGCAGTAGTAAAAAGTGAGTGTGTAGGTATTCAAATGCTTTTCAATGATTACGGTAAAAATGATGCAAACCTTGAGAAGTTTTTTCATGAATTTGAATATGTAGAGTTTCATCTCAAAGATGTTTGGGAAGAAAGTTTACAAAAGTTTCACCAGTTTATTGCAACTCAGGATGATCAGTATTTTGAGAAAGCGCCTTTAGCAACAAAAAACAAGATCAAAAATGTGCTGTTCCTGTTTTTTCCTCAAAAAGGTTATACAGCTACGCCAATTTTGGTACTTCTAAATATCTTTTACTACATAACACTTGTTCTTTTCTCGATAGTGTACCTGAGGTATCAGTTTGTAAGAAATGGAAGCAGTTATGATCCCGATTTTATAGAAGAACTAAAAAAGATAGCGTTAAATTTTGGGGTTAATCAGCGTAATCTCGTATTGGGCGGCGAATATTGGCGTTTAATTAGCTATCAGTTTATTCATGGGTCTAAGTCGCATTTGTTTTTTAATATGTATGCCCTGGTTTACCTTGGTTTAATGATCGAGAATAAACTGGGCTGGAAAAAATATCTATTTATCTATTTGGTTAGCGGTATTTGTGGAGGGCTGTTGAGTTTGATTTTTCACCAAGAGGGGTTATGATGGGTGCGTCTGGAGCCATTATGGGCTTGTATGGTGCTTTTATTGCGCTTCTGCTTACCAAAACTTTCGAACCGAAAGCCACCAAAGCATTGTTGGTAAGTACATTGATTGTTTCCTTACTGGTACTGGTGAACGGTGCTTTTGGCCAAAGGGTAGATAATGCCGCGCATATTGGCGGTTTTGTATCTGGATTTATTTTTGCTTATCTCCTTAATTATAAATGGGACAAAACATTCGAAGTTAAAATCTGGACAAGGTATGCCGTTTCGATCCTTTTATTCCTGATGTTCTTTAGTGGGGTAATTTACTTTAATCCAAAGTACGGCACTGAAGAATACCGCAAATTAAGCGATACTTTTAATGGTAATTTGCGATCGCTTAATGGTATTATGAACTTGAAAATTTCTTTGCCAAAAGATGTTAAATTAGCTTCTATCAAACAAGATGGTATTATTCCTACCGAAAGAAATTTGGTCGTGATTAAACAGATGCAGGCTTTAAATTTAAGACCTGAGGATGTTAAAGAGCGCAATGAAAAAATAAAACTGAGTAAAGCATCCTATCGGGCCGTGATGCTCATGTACAGAGACATCAAGGCCGATAGCACTTATCGTTACAGTAAAGAAACTTCTACCGCGTTAGGAAGTGTATTCGAGATACTTTACAAATAGATCAACTTATCCAGCTTTTTTATATAACCCAATTTCACTCAGTGTAATACAAACCGGAGATTTTGTAATATTTATTTTTACTTTATTAGTGGTAACCTGACTATCCAATTTAATTAAGCGTTTTGCACCAATGCTCGTGCCATCGTAAACTTTTTTCCAGGCATTGTTTTCAAATATTTCAATAGTATAAGCCTCTATTCTCTGCCCCAAAGGAATGTACTCTTGTAGGCTAATGATATCAAAGGTTTTAGCTGCTTTTAAATCTAGTTCTAAACTTGCCTGATGGATATCGTCCTGAGTAGCCCAGTAACTCTCCCTTTTTCCATCAAGCAGGGCATTAACATCATACTTTTTGCCTCTGCTATTGCTTGCTTTAATCGATGCATTTTTGGCCAGGTTATTCTCGAAAGTATGTTTAACCATATTGCCAAAAGTTTTCAGTGCCGCAACGTCATCATTATGAAGTTGACCGCGGGTATCGGGTGCTAAACCAAGATCTAAACCTGCACCACGGCCAACACTTTTTAAATACAGATCGAATAAAGTTTCTGGGTTTTAGGTTTTTCGTTGGCATGGTAAAACCATCCTTTTCTTAAAGGAACATCACATTCTGCCGGCATCCAGAATTTACCATTTCGTATTCCTTCAGGACTTTGCGGATAATTTGCCTGACCGGGAACGGCTTCATTTTTTCCATCCGGGGCCATCGGTGTAAAAGTTGCCCATGAGGTTGGCGCTGCATGACCATCTTCATTGCCTACCCAGCGGATATCTAAACCGATATCGCTAAAAATATTGGCCATTGGTTGCATTTTACGGGTAATGGCCCAGGTGTTTTTCCAATCGTAATAGGTAGTGTTATCTATAGCGCGTTTTTCTTTAGCGCCGCCATAATAGCCATCTCCCCCATTAGCACCATCATGCCAGCTCATAAAAAGTTCGCCAAAATTGCTGTAAAGTTCTTTTAACTGGGCCTGATAAATGGCCAGATATTTATCGGTACCATAAAGCGGATTGTTCCTGTCCCATGGTGAGCAATAAACGCCAAATTTTAAACCGTTTTTACGTACAGCCTGTTCTACTTCTTTAACTAAATTTCCCTTTCCCCCTCTGAACGGACTTTTACTGATATTATATTCAGTCGTTTTAGTTGGCCATAAAGCAAATCCATCATGGTGTTTGGCTACTAAAATAATCCCTTTCAAACCACCTGCTTTAGCGGCTTTAACGATCTGCTCAGCATTAAAATCTGTCGGATTGAATGTTTTTGGGTCAGCATCACCATAGCCCCACTCTTTATTTTCGAAGGTAGTTGGTGTAAAATGGATTAAACCATAAACCTCAATATCATGCCAGGCCAACTGCCTGTTTGATGGTAATGCACCATAAGGTTGAGGAGGTGTTTGGGCATAAATAGCCGACGAAAGAAGCAAAAAAAGAATCAATAACCGTTTCATAATAGTATAGCTTAGATAAAACTAAAGTACAAATAATTCCCATTGGTAAGGTAAGAGTTAACCGATATTTAACCTCCTGAAAATGTAAACACGAAATTATTTTTACATCTTGATCGTTACATGGATTCATCAAACATTTAATTTCAGTTTACGTTAATTAGTTATGAACGCTTTTATCCAGACCCCTCCCGATGGAGGTACAATATATACAGAAACTAACCTTAGTCAGCTTTTCCCTGAGCCATTTAATACCATAACAAGTTGCTTCTTTTTAGCTATTGCGGTGTATTGGACAATAAAAATTTGGGGTAATTTTAAACAGCATACCTTTCTAACCATTGTCTTGGTTTTACTTTATATAGGCGGAACAGGAGGGACTACTTACCATGGGCTAAGGCGGTGGCCAATCTTTATCATGATGGATTGGATGCCGATTATGCTTCTGTGCCTTTCGGCTGGTGTCTACTTTCTTTCTAAACTAACCAAATGGTATTTTGCTGTTTTAATTGTAGCGGTATATGCTTTCTTTCAATTTTATGTCCGAAAGCTTTTTAATAATGGCGATTTTCAGATTTTCAT
The nucleotide sequence above comes from Pedobacter riviphilus. Encoded proteins:
- a CDS encoding S41 family peptidase, with protein sequence MIKSLLKSLATLAFLLPIYSLAYSQTYFAAYPALTPDAQTIVFSYDGDIWKVPVKGGVASRVTAMQGEEINPKISPDGKWMAFSSNQFGNYDVYVMPLTGGDIKQLTFNDAADEVDNWSWDSKTIYFTSGRYNSFSSYKVSVNGGTAVRLFDNYFNTTHHIAESPNGELFFNDTWESYRFANRKHYKGAYNPDIQSYNPKSKSYKRYTDYIGKDFWTSVDQKGNIFFVSDEGNEEYNLYTFIGGKKTSLTNFDTSIKRPFVSANGTTVVFEKDYQLYTYDVASKKTEKINISTSRNQVLSKEQEYDVRGNISAFDVSTDGKKMAFISRGDVFVSDADGKFIRKITNSGERALECKWLADNKTILFSQTANGYQNWFTITGDGKGSIKQLTKEKANVRDITLNKTKTMAVYLSGRNELKLMDLKTFDAKTLVTDEFWAIQSSAPSFSPNDEYVLFTVYRNFEQDIMVHHIKNNKTINLTNTGVTETGPAWSPDGKYIFFTSARTKPSYPTGMSNAHIYRMALNDYDEPYRSDKFDDLFKESKPAPTDVKPAPENKNDKKAKTDTAKKKTEVKPTPKPANVITINIQDILDRIELVGPSFGGQYGTDAYAKGDKTYVFYSSNHEGGAPGLYRTTIEPFEANKTEKVADGGDYSIILAGDKFFVLSRGIINKYTLEGNKLDRVDHGYKFTRNLNAEFNQMFYETWVGLDENFYDEKFHGVDWDKMRTRYAAYLPYVNNRSDLRILLNDMLGELNSSHMGFNSSGAEERKNLTYITNETGIIFDNENPLKVERIAAKGNAAHTGTNILAGDILTEVNGVKVDEKIDRDYYFSKPSLDKEIILTFKRNGKDVYVNVHPESSGTLRGNLYDEWISQNHKNVDKWSNNRIAYSYMKNMGGGELETFLLDMVAQEENKEAIILDLRYNTGGNVHDDVLKFLSQRPYLQWKYRGGKMAPQSNFGPAVKPIVLLINEQSLSDAEMTAAGFKQLKLGKIIGTETYRWIIFTSAKGLVDGSSYRLPSWGCYTMDGKNIEKEGVKPDIFVKNTFEDRLANKDPQLEKAVAEILKDLK
- a CDS encoding class I SAM-dependent methyltransferase — protein: MANLLTDRAFWVNYWESKKGLAVQLPSNYLFHQQLADVIQKDNVKTAIELGGFPGYYAVFLKKYFQLDVTLLDYFVHPPVVNELLEKNGLAEKDIHIIETDLFNYTPEKQYDLVLSCGLIEHFNDTADIINRHIAFVKPGGTLFITLPNFKAVNGWFQKNFDRENYDKHNINSMDPALLKSICEQAGLKEVKSGYFGRFSVWLENESQKSAGVRLFKKAVWLTGKVFTKIIPFESKNLSPYIILVAKKI
- a CDS encoding discoidin domain-containing protein, with translation MVKHTFENNLAKNASIKASNSRGKKYDVNALLDGKRESYWATQDDIHQASLELDLKAAKTFDIISLQEYIPLGQRIEAYTIEIFENNAWKKVYDGTSIGAKRLIKLDSQVTTNKVKINITKSPVCITLSEIGLYKKAG
- a CDS encoding alpha-L-fucosidase, with product MKRLLILFLLLSSAIYAQTPPQPYGALPSNRQLAWHDIEVYGLIHFTPTTFENKEWGYGDADPKTFNPTDFNAEQIVKAAKAGGLKGIILVAKHHDGFALWPTKTTEYNISKSPFRGGKGNLVKEVEQAVRKNGLKFGVYCSPWDRNNPLYGTDKYLAIYQAQLKELYSNFGELFMSWHDGANGGDGYYGGAKEKRAIDNTTYYDWKNTWAITRKMQPMANIFSDIGLDIRWVGNEDGHAAPTSWATFTPMAPDGKNEAVPGQANYPQSPEGIRNGKFWMPAECDVPLRKGWFYHANEKPKTQKLYSICI